From Riemerella anatipestifer ATCC 11845 = DSM 15868, a single genomic window includes:
- a CDS encoding response regulator transcription factor: MKGKRILLIDDEPDILEIISYNLKKEGYEVHTANNGNEGIEKAKEILPHLILLDVMMPDKDGIETCQEIRKIATLEGCLIVFLSARGEEFSQLAGYQAGANDYIVKLIKPKVLISKVNALMNLTQQVEEKNKILKIGHLIIDRDNFKVTKGDESFILPKKEFDLLNLLASNTEKVFKREEILEKVWGNDVVVGERTIDVHIRRLREKLGSKSIQTLKGIGYKLII, from the coding sequence ATGAAAGGCAAAAGAATACTCCTAATAGATGATGAGCCTGATATTTTGGAAATTATTTCCTATAACTTGAAGAAAGAAGGGTATGAGGTACACACTGCCAATAATGGAAACGAAGGTATAGAGAAGGCTAAAGAAATACTTCCACATCTTATTCTTCTTGATGTTATGATGCCTGATAAGGATGGTATAGAGACTTGTCAAGAGATTAGAAAAATAGCAACATTAGAAGGGTGTCTTATTGTCTTTTTGTCTGCAAGAGGAGAGGAGTTTTCGCAGTTAGCGGGCTACCAAGCAGGTGCTAATGATTATATTGTAAAGCTCATTAAACCTAAAGTGCTTATTTCTAAGGTAAATGCTCTAATGAATCTTACGCAACAAGTGGAAGAAAAAAATAAAATTCTAAAAATAGGGCATTTAATTATTGATAGAGATAATTTTAAGGTAACCAAAGGCGATGAAAGTTTTATATTACCTAAAAAGGAATTTGATTTGCTGAATCTTTTGGCGTCTAATACCGAAAAAGTATTTAAAAGAGAGGAGATTTTAGAAAAAGTATGGGGGAACGATGTAGTGGTAGGAGAACGCACAATAGATGTTCATATCCGAAGATTAAGAGAGAAACTAGGCTCCAAAAGTATCCAAACACTTAAAGGAATTGGTTATAAATTGATTATTTAG
- a CDS encoding TonB-dependent receptor plug domain-containing protein, which produces MKYHKLSLAVLFLCSSTTFVLGQEVKKDSIKNEKKIDGVQLKATINKKTETAVLQAVKKSSVQVQAMGSEEISRKGISNVEQSLTKITGVNTVEGKGLFVRGLEERYNTLLINGLGSPSNNPFQKIIALKQFPTDVVGKLNIYKTFNSNLYADFAGATFDIETLSYDKPFTKVEFSIGFNSQTTFRDRFKISENANTIDGYLGLNYRNRQLPSEVKGFRPSNYIFNGQESVSSFKDSWNVDNIKALPNTGLSFTTAQRFKAGSGRIGLLLSLNQANKYQYQEGHNNLFLFSGSNITYNNKLYQKEYEYETESSALLGLGYKNKGTDVMLNAIFLQNSTNIIQDNIGYVDQGNSGEGLFRVNQQDISRFTDIQLIASQKLGKRHLIKVGGSWVNNIYQQPDRKIFSGTPETPHNYDRIRLSYGGNNLIRQYLDVNGKNYLSAFAEYKLSLGEKNDRKSYPIELSLGYNGFMDRRSTSYRFIYSVFNNSASPNGRTVIINPDTPQDTFNQSTLNGFFNYREGSNVVYRNNIYQFVNAGYTSLNYKPNDTWDIILGGRIENNMNITRYKELSNSINGKFLNLTRNQYYILPSLSVKKELNSKTNLRFAFSKTVTRPILIEYMPITYINPNNENILGNPRLTNSENYNFDLKYELFPTKDEMFAFGIFGKKIVNAIEKSYTASANSNGQTITFFNATEANLAGIELEGIINLKRISESLSPFSLGTNATLMYSDVKRSSLQKEQESNRQKGLKRGLQGAAPWTLNADLKYETKNAKNLTQTASLVYNVSGSKIHTLGSIGVDHIYERPFHKLDFVYQKELSKQWKAKFSIINLLNSKYRLEYGDNSDVEVRADSFVHTDYRRGTNFNLSVEYTF; this is translated from the coding sequence ATGAAGTATCATAAGCTTAGTCTTGCGGTTTTGTTCTTATGTTCCTCCACTACATTCGTCTTGGGACAGGAAGTGAAAAAAGACAGTATTAAAAATGAAAAGAAAATAGATGGTGTTCAGCTAAAAGCTACTATTAACAAAAAAACTGAAACTGCAGTATTGCAGGCTGTTAAAAAATCTAGCGTTCAGGTACAAGCCATGGGTTCTGAAGAAATCTCTAGGAAGGGTATTTCTAATGTAGAACAGAGTTTAACCAAAATCACCGGAGTGAACACTGTGGAAGGTAAAGGACTGTTTGTAAGAGGATTAGAAGAAAGATACAACACTTTACTTATCAATGGACTAGGCTCACCATCTAACAATCCCTTCCAAAAAATCATTGCTCTGAAACAGTTCCCAACAGATGTGGTAGGGAAACTTAATATTTATAAAACTTTTAATTCTAACCTCTATGCTGATTTTGCAGGAGCTACCTTTGATATAGAAACCCTATCCTACGATAAGCCTTTCACAAAAGTAGAATTTAGTATAGGATTTAACAGTCAAACTACTTTTAGAGATAGATTTAAAATCAGTGAGAATGCCAACACTATAGATGGTTATCTAGGTCTAAATTATAGAAATAGACAACTACCTAGCGAGGTTAAAGGTTTCCGACCGTCTAATTATATTTTCAATGGTCAAGAATCTGTTTCTTCTTTCAAAGATTCTTGGAATGTGGATAATATAAAAGCATTGCCTAACACAGGACTTTCCTTTACGACTGCTCAGCGTTTTAAAGCTGGTTCTGGTAGAATTGGGTTGCTTTTATCCTTAAATCAAGCTAATAAATATCAATATCAAGAAGGACATAATAATCTATTCTTATTCTCAGGCTCTAACATTACCTATAACAATAAACTCTACCAAAAAGAGTATGAATATGAAACCGAATCTTCTGCACTATTGGGCTTAGGCTATAAAAACAAAGGTACAGATGTAATGTTGAATGCCATATTCCTCCAAAACTCTACCAACATCATACAGGATAACATAGGATATGTAGACCAAGGGAACTCTGGAGAAGGGCTGTTCCGTGTGAACCAACAAGACATTTCTAGATTTACAGATATACAACTTATCGCATCTCAAAAGCTGGGTAAAAGACACCTTATAAAAGTTGGTGGTAGCTGGGTGAATAACATTTACCAACAGCCTGATAGAAAGATATTTTCTGGAACTCCTGAAACCCCTCACAACTATGACAGAATAAGGCTAAGCTACGGTGGTAATAACCTTATACGCCAATACCTAGATGTAAATGGTAAAAACTACCTTTCTGCCTTTGCAGAGTATAAATTAAGCCTAGGCGAAAAGAATGATAGAAAATCTTACCCTATAGAGCTGAGTTTAGGATATAATGGCTTTATGGATAGAAGAAGTACTTCATACAGATTTATTTACTCTGTGTTCAACAATAGTGCTTCACCAAATGGAAGAACCGTTATTATAAATCCAGATACACCACAAGACACCTTTAATCAATCAACTCTTAACGGTTTTTTTAATTATAGAGAAGGGTCTAATGTAGTATACAGAAACAACATCTATCAATTCGTAAATGCAGGATATACTAGCCTCAATTATAAGCCAAACGATACTTGGGACATCATTTTGGGCGGTAGAATAGAAAATAATATGAACATCACAAGGTACAAAGAACTTTCTAATTCTATCAATGGAAAATTTTTAAACCTCACTAGAAATCAGTATTATATACTACCTTCCCTATCGGTAAAAAAAGAACTTAACTCTAAAACTAACTTAAGATTTGCTTTCAGTAAAACCGTTACTAGACCTATCTTAATAGAGTATATGCCAATTACCTACATCAATCCTAATAATGAGAATATCCTAGGTAACCCAAGACTTACCAATAGTGAAAACTATAACTTTGACCTTAAGTATGAGCTATTTCCTACGAAAGACGAAATGTTTGCTTTTGGTATCTTCGGAAAGAAAATCGTAAATGCTATAGAAAAATCCTACACTGCATCGGCAAATTCTAATGGACAAACCATTACCTTTTTCAATGCCACCGAAGCCAATCTAGCAGGTATAGAGTTAGAAGGAATCATCAATCTAAAAAGAATTTCAGAAAGCCTTTCTCCTTTCTCACTAGGCACAAACGCTACCTTAATGTACTCTGATGTTAAGCGTAGTAGCCTACAAAAAGAACAAGAATCCAACAGACAAAAAGGATTAAAAAGAGGTTTACAAGGTGCTGCACCGTGGACTCTAAATGCAGATTTGAAATATGAGACAAAGAATGCAAAGAATTTAACTCAAACAGCATCTTTGGTGTATAATGTTTCTGGTTCTAAAATCCATACACTAGGATCAATCGGAGTAGATCATATTTATGAAAGACCTTTCCATAAGTTAGACTTTGTTTACCAAAAAGAACTTTCTAAACAATGGAAGGCCAAGTTTAGTATCATTAACCTACTCAACAGCAAATATAGACTAGAGTATGGAGACAATAGTGATGTAGAAGTAAGAGCAGATAGCTTCGTACATACAGACTATAGAAGAGGAACTAACTTTAATCTTTCAGTAGAATATACTTTTTAA